One window of Streptococcus troglodytae genomic DNA carries:
- a CDS encoding TetR/AcrR family transcriptional regulator, with the protein MIQDIRVFKSKRDIETAVIQLILEEDFSKLTIQQICQKALVSRSTFYSHYLDKYDVVEQLVAKTITQLETIFSQKYQSQVSSKNLKDYLADIYQFYQENSRLLKALLKTPLAGAGNFEEAFSKLCQTYISHLATTTKDNDHLPPQLLAEIFTANVVTLMKWIIEHGPSDNVTHFADWLHDLFLQYLQE; encoded by the coding sequence ATGATACAAGATATCCGCGTTTTTAAGAGTAAACGCGACATTGAAACAGCAGTCATCCAACTCATTTTAGAAGAAGATTTTAGTAAATTAACTATCCAGCAAATCTGTCAGAAAGCGCTTGTCAGCCGTTCAACATTCTACAGTCACTACTTAGACAAATATGATGTTGTGGAGCAGTTAGTAGCCAAAACGATTACCCAATTAGAAACTATATTTTCTCAAAAATACCAGTCACAGGTTAGCTCAAAAAACTTAAAAGATTATCTAGCAGATATTTATCAATTTTATCAAGAAAATAGTCGCTTACTGAAAGCTCTTCTCAAAACACCATTAGCAGGAGCGGGTAATTTCGAAGAGGCCTTCAGTAAACTTTGTCAAACCTATATTAGCCATCTGGCAACCACCACCAAAGACAATGACCATTTACCACCACAACTCTTAGCAGAAATTTTTACGGCAAACGTGGTCACTCTTATGAAATGGATTATTGAGCACGGCCCTTCAGACAATGTCACTCATTTTGCGGATTGGTTGCATGATCTTTTTCTACAATACCTGCAAGAATAA